The following are encoded in a window of Fluviibacter phosphoraccumulans genomic DNA:
- a CDS encoding RnfABCDGE type electron transport complex subunit D, with product MTQSPYLVQPVSVTKIMLKVLLALVPGIAIYAWLFGPGILVQISLATITAVITEAAFLRLRQRPITPALFDLSAVVTAWLIALSFPPLGPWWLIVVGTLFAIVVAKHLYGGLGQNPFNPAMVAYALCIVSFPALMSQWPHPLSHGGLPPLDQITAIFMPQRIDAWAGATPLDHLKTTLRLATGNDTLTVQNILKDHTIYGIGGGNGWEWVTLAWLIGGLWLIQQKVISWHIPTGLIAGMGTLALLAWAIDPTHYANPIFHILGGATLLGAFFIATDPVSGATTPRGKIIFAVAIGALAYLIRVFGAFPDGIAFAVLILNMCVPLIDMYTQPPIFGEKTKGGRS from the coding sequence CTGACGCAATCACCCTACCTGGTACAACCCGTCAGCGTGACCAAGATCATGCTCAAGGTTTTACTGGCGCTGGTACCAGGAATCGCGATTTACGCCTGGTTATTCGGCCCCGGCATTCTGGTGCAAATCAGCTTGGCGACCATCACCGCCGTGATTACCGAAGCAGCATTTTTGCGTTTGCGCCAGCGCCCGATCACTCCCGCGCTGTTCGATCTTTCGGCTGTTGTGACTGCCTGGCTGATTGCCCTGTCGTTCCCACCCCTGGGGCCGTGGTGGTTGATCGTTGTCGGCACTTTGTTTGCCATCGTTGTGGCAAAACACCTGTACGGCGGTCTCGGTCAGAATCCCTTTAACCCGGCCATGGTGGCCTATGCCCTCTGCATCGTGTCGTTCCCGGCATTGATGTCACAATGGCCACACCCGCTGTCCCATGGTGGCTTACCACCGCTGGATCAAATCACGGCGATCTTCATGCCGCAGCGTATTGATGCGTGGGCCGGTGCGACGCCACTCGACCACTTAAAGACCACGCTTCGTCTGGCGACAGGTAACGACACGCTGACCGTACAAAATATTCTCAAAGATCACACCATCTATGGCATTGGGGGGGGCAATGGCTGGGAGTGGGTCACGCTGGCCTGGCTGATCGGTGGTCTGTGGCTCATCCAGCAGAAGGTCATCAGCTGGCATATTCCTACCGGTCTTATTGCTGGCATGGGGACATTGGCACTACTGGCCTGGGCAATTGACCCGACACATTATGCCAATCCGATCTTTCACATCCTGGGTGGGGCAACCTTACTCGGTGCATTTTTTATTGCCACGGACCCGGTCAGCGGCGCCACCACCCCACGCGGCAAGATCATCTTTGCCGTTGCCATCGGCGCACTGGCTTACTTGATTCGTGTCTTTGGTGCATTCCCGGATGGCATTGCCTTTGCCGTGCTCATTCTGAATATGTGTGTACCACTGATCGACATGTACACACAACCACCGATCTTTGGTGAAAAAACCAAGGGAGGTCGCTCGTGA
- the rsxC gene encoding electron transport complex subunit RsxC produces the protein MKLFSFKGGVKPNPNKSVSTALPIAQAPLVGRYIVPLHQSVGGTPRPIVNVGDYVLKGQRIGEADGWVSAAVHAPTSGTVVEIGPHIIPHPSGLPTDCVVIEADGRDTWIERTPFDVDHASPDAIREYLRDMGIVGMGGAVFPSHVKLAVPKGKHIEQLIINGAECEPFISCDDRLMREQAEEVILGSALFGQLVHAGQVLIGVEDNKPEAIAALKAAQEKLDAPVAVITVPTIYPTGGAKELIRVLTGKEVPGSKRATDFGVQVFNVATVQSAWRAITYGEPLISRIVTISGAVGESRNWSVPIGMPIADLVALAQPKPESDGVIMGGPMMGFKVSTNAAPVIKSTNSLIVNAPGLFPPKPQELPCIRCGACATACPQELQPFELYWWSRANKFEPLEKYKLFDCIECGCCDYVCPSHIPLVNYFRFSKSEIQAAQREKQLADAARDRFEFREARAEREKREKAERLAKANAARQAAEAAAAASTPTPAKPEEGVPDLSSHPNQASTPIAVDNHPVLDASAKQAAIAAAVERARLKREQHADKAGSTAP, from the coding sequence ATGAAATTATTTTCATTCAAAGGCGGCGTCAAGCCGAATCCGAATAAATCGGTCTCCACGGCATTGCCTATTGCACAGGCCCCGCTGGTCGGCCGTTACATTGTGCCTTTGCATCAGAGCGTCGGTGGAACACCACGCCCGATCGTCAACGTAGGTGACTACGTCCTTAAAGGTCAGCGTATTGGCGAAGCGGATGGCTGGGTCTCTGCGGCGGTACATGCGCCCACCTCAGGCACCGTGGTCGAGATCGGCCCGCACATTATTCCGCACCCATCGGGTTTACCTACCGATTGCGTGGTCATCGAAGCCGATGGTCGTGACACCTGGATTGAACGTACACCCTTTGATGTAGACCACGCTTCGCCGGACGCCATACGTGAATACCTGCGCGACATGGGTATTGTGGGCATGGGTGGCGCGGTGTTTCCCAGTCATGTGAAACTGGCTGTACCCAAAGGCAAACACATTGAGCAACTGATCATCAACGGTGCCGAGTGCGAGCCATTCATCTCGTGCGACGACCGCCTGATGCGTGAGCAGGCTGAAGAAGTGATTCTGGGCAGTGCCCTCTTTGGCCAGCTCGTTCACGCCGGTCAGGTGCTGATCGGTGTTGAAGATAACAAGCCAGAAGCGATTGCCGCACTGAAGGCTGCGCAGGAAAAACTGGACGCGCCAGTTGCAGTGATTACGGTACCAACGATCTATCCGACCGGTGGTGCCAAAGAACTCATTCGCGTGCTGACCGGCAAGGAAGTACCGGGCAGCAAACGCGCCACTGATTTTGGCGTACAGGTGTTTAACGTGGCGACAGTGCAGTCGGCCTGGCGCGCCATCACATACGGCGAACCCTTAATCTCGCGCATCGTTACGATTAGCGGCGCTGTCGGTGAATCGCGCAACTGGTCAGTACCGATCGGCATGCCGATTGCCGACTTGGTGGCACTTGCCCAACCGAAGCCGGAAAGTGATGGCGTGATCATGGGCGGGCCCATGATGGGCTTCAAGGTCTCAACCAATGCCGCGCCGGTGATTAAGTCAACCAACAGCCTGATTGTTAACGCGCCCGGCCTCTTCCCGCCCAAGCCGCAGGAGTTGCCCTGCATCCGCTGTGGCGCATGCGCGACGGCCTGTCCTCAGGAATTGCAGCCTTTTGAGTTGTACTGGTGGTCACGCGCCAACAAGTTTGAACCACTGGAAAAATACAAACTGTTCGACTGCATCGAATGCGGCTGCTGTGACTACGTTTGCCCCAGCCATATTCCACTGGTTAATTACTTCCGGTTTTCCAAAAGCGAAATTCAGGCTGCGCAGCGTGAGAAACAGCTTGCGGATGCTGCGCGTGATCGTTTTGAATTCCGCGAAGCGCGTGCCGAACGTGAAAAACGCGAGAAGGCAGAGCGTCTTGCCAAGGCTAATGCTGCGCGTCAAGCGGCAGAAGCCGCCGCCGCTGCGTCAACGCCCACACCAGCTAAACCTGAGGAGGGTGTCCCCGATCTATCAAGCCATCCGAATCAGGCATCGACGCCGATTGCTGTCGACAACCACCCTGTGCTGGATGCGAGCGCCAAGCAGGCAGCCATTGCTGCTGCCGTGGAACGGGCACGGCTCAAACGCGAACAGCATGCCGACAAAGCCGGCAGTACCGCCCCCTAA
- the rsxB gene encoding electron transport complex subunit RsxB produces MLYAIGVMALGGIVLGALLGYASTRFKVEGDPLVDKIDSILPQTQCGQCGFPGCRPYAEAIAKDEADINQCPPGGDENIHKLAELLGKEYKPLSAEHGVEKPKQVALIDEKICIGCTLCIQACPVDAIVGAAKQMHTIVADLCTGCELCIPPCPVECISMITVDATLDTWKWQKPGTKRVIPIMPVAPTAQAA; encoded by the coding sequence ATTCTTTACGCAATTGGTGTGATGGCATTGGGCGGCATCGTGCTTGGTGCCCTGCTCGGCTATGCCTCGACGCGCTTCAAGGTAGAAGGCGATCCGCTGGTCGATAAAATCGATAGCATTCTGCCGCAAACGCAATGTGGCCAATGCGGCTTCCCGGGTTGCCGCCCTTATGCAGAAGCCATTGCCAAAGACGAGGCTGATATCAACCAGTGCCCGCCAGGTGGTGATGAAAACATTCACAAGCTTGCGGAATTGCTGGGTAAAGAATACAAACCGCTGTCTGCCGAACATGGTGTTGAAAAGCCCAAGCAGGTGGCACTGATCGACGAAAAAATCTGCATCGGTTGCACCCTGTGCATTCAAGCCTGCCCGGTGGATGCCATTGTGGGCGCCGCCAAACAGATGCATACCATCGTGGCGGATCTTTGCACCGGTTGTGAGTTGTGCATTCCGCCCTGCCCGGTCGAATGCATCAGCATGATCACGGTGGACGCAACATTGGATACATGGAAATGGCAAAAGCCAGGCACCAAGCGTGTGATTCCTATCATGCCGGTTGCCCCAACTGCACAGGCGGCCTGA
- the rsxA gene encoding electron transport complex subunit RsxA — protein sequence MTEYLFILVGAVLVNNVVLVRILGLCPFMGVSKKLATAYGMGAATTFVLTMGTGASYIIDHYLLVPFGLEYLRTISFIVTIAALVQLTELVIQKTSPVLHQVLGIYLPLITTNCAVLGVPLINVSQDNGFIASLIFGAGSSIGFSLALILFAGVRERVEAADVPLYFRGVAIAMVTAGLMSLAFMGFAGLDRY from the coding sequence ATGACCGAATATCTTTTCATTCTTGTCGGCGCCGTACTGGTCAATAACGTGGTGCTGGTCCGCATTCTGGGGCTGTGCCCGTTTATGGGCGTTTCCAAAAAGCTGGCAACGGCTTACGGTATGGGCGCAGCCACGACGTTTGTGCTGACGATGGGTACCGGCGCCAGCTACATCATCGATCATTACTTACTGGTTCCATTCGGCCTGGAATACCTGCGCACCATCTCTTTCATTGTCACCATTGCTGCCTTGGTGCAACTGACCGAACTCGTCATTCAGAAAACCAGCCCGGTACTGCATCAGGTGCTGGGCATTTATTTACCACTGATCACCACCAACTGTGCCGTGCTCGGTGTACCGCTGATCAACGTCAGCCAGGATAACGGCTTTATTGCCTCGTTGATTTTTGGTGCCGGTAGCTCGATTGGTTTTTCTCTGGCACTGATTCTATTTGCTGGCGTACGCGAGCGGGTTGAAGCAGCCGATGTACCACTCTACTTTCGCGGCGTGGCCATTGCCATGGTCACTGCCGGGCTGATGAGCCTGGCCTTCATGGGTTTTGCCGGTCTCGACCGTTACTGA
- a CDS encoding quinone-dependent dihydroorotate dehydrogenase, producing MMNLYPLLRPLLFSLAPETAHNLSLNALDQAAKLGLLRQTLPTDPVTLMGITFPNRVGLAAGLDKDGAHIDGLATMGFGFIEIGTVTPKPQPGNPQPRLFRLPAHGALINRFGFNNLGVNNLVNNVKASQFVKNGGIIGINIGKNATTPIDRANDDYLMALDEAYAHAHYVTINISSPNTQNLRSLQQDDALETLLAGLKERQQRLADQHGKYVPLALKIAPDLDDLQIEAIASAVRRHRFDAVIATNTTLERAAVMGDPHAGETGGLSGKPVLEKSTAVLAELHKKLAGELPLIGVGGIASGADAVAKREAGADLVQVYTGLIYQGPALIKDVGEALVRYNRQNHRPSL from the coding sequence ATGATGAATCTTTACCCGCTCCTCCGCCCGCTCCTCTTTAGCCTGGCCCCCGAAACCGCCCACAACTTGAGCCTGAATGCGCTGGATCAGGCTGCCAAGCTCGGCCTGTTGCGCCAAACCTTGCCGACAGACCCGGTAACGCTCATGGGCATTACTTTCCCTAACCGCGTTGGCCTGGCCGCCGGTTTGGATAAGGATGGCGCGCACATTGACGGCCTAGCGACAATGGGCTTTGGCTTTATTGAAATTGGTACCGTTACGCCGAAGCCGCAACCGGGCAACCCGCAGCCGCGTTTGTTCCGCTTACCGGCGCACGGCGCCCTGATCAATCGCTTTGGCTTTAATAATCTGGGCGTCAACAATCTGGTCAACAACGTCAAGGCCAGCCAGTTCGTTAAGAACGGCGGCATTATCGGTATCAATATTGGCAAGAACGCCACAACGCCGATTGACCGGGCCAACGATGATTATCTGATGGCCCTGGATGAGGCTTATGCGCATGCACACTATGTAACGATCAATATTTCTAGTCCGAATACGCAGAACCTACGCTCACTGCAACAGGATGATGCACTGGAAACCCTGCTCGCCGGATTGAAAGAGCGCCAACAACGGCTGGCCGACCAACACGGCAAATACGTGCCGCTGGCGCTCAAAATTGCACCGGACCTCGACGATCTGCAAATCGAGGCCATTGCTTCGGCTGTGCGCCGTCACCGTTTTGATGCCGTCATCGCCACCAACACCACCCTGGAACGTGCTGCCGTGATGGGCGACCCGCATGCGGGTGAAACGGGTGGCCTCTCGGGCAAACCAGTTCTTGAAAAATCGACGGCCGTGCTGGCTGAACTGCATAAAAAGCTGGCGGGCGAACTACCACTTATCGGCGTGGGTGGTATTGCATCAGGGGCGGATGCTGTGGCCAAACGAGAGGCCGGCGCCGATCTGGTCCAGGTCTACACCGGTCTAATTTATCAAGGCCCTGCCCTAATCAAAGACGTGGGTGAAGCCCTCGTCCGTTACAACCGACAGAACCATCGCCCCAGCCTTTAG
- a CDS encoding arginyltransferase encodes MSNAHESGLPDALIQFYTTAPYPCSYLADRQARSQVAIPPEHIDHAVYGTLVQQGFRRSGQFTYRPRCDGCQRCIPVRVCALDFAPDRTQRKIVNRLNQPGQMQVRERSLTFDPEHYALYRAYQQTRHPHGGMDDDDADQYTHFLLTSGVDTRLIEFRVGGRLVMVSVMDVLADGLSAVYTFYDPADAKASYGTYAVLWQIIQCQYNQLPYLYLGYWIAESDKMAYKSRFQPMQMLDNDQWIKMPDSAKLPGCSGSNQDT; translated from the coding sequence ATGTCAAATGCGCATGAGTCCGGCTTGCCCGACGCCCTGATCCAGTTTTACACCACAGCCCCTTACCCTTGCAGCTATCTGGCTGACCGGCAGGCACGTTCACAGGTGGCCATTCCACCTGAGCACATCGATCACGCGGTTTACGGCACGCTTGTTCAGCAGGGGTTTCGGCGCAGCGGTCAATTTACGTATCGCCCCCGTTGCGACGGCTGCCAGCGTTGCATCCCGGTACGCGTATGCGCGCTGGACTTTGCCCCGGACCGGACCCAACGCAAAATTGTTAACCGCTTGAATCAACCAGGACAGATGCAAGTACGTGAGCGCTCACTGACTTTTGATCCGGAACACTATGCGCTGTACCGTGCCTACCAGCAAACACGCCACCCCCATGGCGGCATGGATGATGACGATGCCGACCAGTACACACATTTTTTGCTGACCAGTGGTGTCGATACACGGCTGATTGAGTTTCGTGTGGGCGGGCGGCTTGTGATGGTGAGCGTGATGGATGTGTTGGCCGATGGCCTGTCGGCGGTCTATACCTTCTATGATCCGGCAGACGCTAAAGCCAGCTACGGGACGTATGCCGTGCTCTGGCAGATCATCCAGTGTCAGTACAACCAATTGCCTTACCTGTATCTGGGCTACTGGATCGCTGAAAGTGACAAGATGGCCTACAAATCCCGTTTCCAGCCAATGCAGATGCTGGACAACGATCAGTGGATTAAAATGCCAGATTCAGCCAAATTACCGGGCTGCTCTGGCAGCAACCAGGACACATGA
- a CDS encoding C40 family peptidase, whose amino-acid sequence MQKVKSPRKASLLSRKVLVQAITAMTLSSALIPVSTAVRADELEKPGLLQRYTVNIQDLVIKGLEFVGVPYRRGGNTVESGLDCSGFTRLVFLDSNGIDLPRTAAEQSQVGTKVSAEELKPGDLVFFNTMRRAYSHVGIYLGNNQFVHAPKPGAEIRVENMQQSYWVSKYNGARRLDGVSAAPSRALSF is encoded by the coding sequence ATGCAAAAGGTGAAATCCCCTCGCAAAGCGTCTCTGTTATCGCGCAAAGTGTTGGTACAGGCCATTACGGCCATGACCCTCTCTAGCGCGCTCATTCCGGTTTCGACGGCCGTTCGTGCTGATGAACTGGAAAAACCGGGGCTGCTGCAGCGATACACCGTGAACATTCAGGACCTTGTAATTAAAGGCCTGGAGTTCGTAGGTGTCCCTTATCGCCGCGGTGGCAACACGGTGGAGTCGGGTCTGGACTGTAGCGGTTTCACACGTCTTGTATTCCTGGATTCAAACGGCATCGACCTGCCCCGCACAGCAGCCGAACAAAGCCAGGTAGGCACTAAGGTGAGTGCTGAAGAACTAAAGCCGGGTGATCTGGTGTTCTTTAATACCATGCGTCGTGCGTATTCCCACGTTGGTATTTATCTGGGTAACAACCAGTTTGTGCACGCCCCCAAGCCGGGTGCAGAAATTCGTGTCGAGAACATGCAACAGTCTTATTGGGTCAGTAAATACAATGGTGCCCGTCGCTTAGACGGTGTGTCGGCAGCGCCGAGCCGTGCCTTGTCTTTCTAA
- the acnB gene encoding bifunctional aconitate hydratase 2/2-methylisocitrate dehydratase, which yields MLEAYRSHVAERAALGIPPLPLNAQQTADLVELLKNPPKGEEDFLVELITYRVPAGVDDAARVKAAFLAAVAKGETQCALISRVRATELLGTMLGGYNVKPLIDMLGDAECGAAAAEGLKKTLLVFDFFHDVKELADKGNANAKGVLQSWADGEWFTSRPEVPASQKLTVLKVTGETNTDDLSPAPDAWSRPDIPLHALAMLKNPRPGIDADEPGSRGPLKQIEGLAKKGNQIAYVGDVVGTGSSRKSATNSVLWFTGEDIPFVPNKRFGGVCLGSKIAPIFFNTMEDAGALPIEIDVNQMDMGDEIELKVDHATAKVTALKNGAVIAESQLKTPVILDEVRAGGRIPLIIGRGLTTKAREALGLPVSTLFRLPQDPVDSGKGFSLAQKMVGRACGLPEGKGVRPGTYCEPKMTTVGSQDTTGPMTRDELKDLACLGFSADMVMQSFCHTAAYPKPVDVKMHHELPPFIETRGGVALRPGDGVIHSWLNRLLLPDTVGTGGDSHTRFPIGISFPAGSGLVAFAAATGVMPLDMPESVLVRFKGKLQPGITLRDMVNAIPLAAIKQGLLTVEKKGKKNIFSGRILEIEGLPDLKVEQAFELSDAAAERSAAACAIQLNPEPIAEYLRSNITLMKWMIANGYQDKRTLERRIKAMEAWIADPKLLKGDADADYAAVIEIDMDQIKEPIVACPNDPDDVKLLSEVAGDKIDEVFVGSCMTNIGHFRAASKLLEGKSDIPVRLWIAPPTKMDQHVLTEEGHYGILGRTGARMEMPGCSLCMGNQAQIRKGSTAMSTSTRNFPNRLGIDTRVYLGSAELASVCALLGKIPTPAEYMEHQGVISKDADKIYRYMNFDQIKEFKDVADTVNV from the coding sequence GTGCTAGAAGCTTACCGGAGCCATGTTGCCGAGCGTGCCGCCCTGGGGATCCCCCCGCTGCCGCTGAATGCCCAGCAGACCGCAGACCTGGTCGAACTGCTGAAGAATCCACCGAAGGGTGAAGAAGATTTTCTGGTTGAGCTCATCACCTACCGTGTGCCTGCCGGTGTGGATGATGCGGCTCGTGTTAAAGCGGCTTTCCTGGCGGCGGTTGCCAAGGGTGAGACGCAGTGCGCGCTTATCTCGCGCGTTCGCGCTACTGAACTGCTGGGCACCATGCTCGGTGGGTACAATGTCAAACCGCTGATCGATATGCTGGGCGATGCCGAATGTGGCGCCGCTGCGGCTGAAGGCCTCAAGAAGACCCTGCTCGTGTTCGACTTCTTCCACGACGTCAAAGAACTGGCTGACAAGGGCAATGCCAACGCCAAGGGCGTTCTGCAATCGTGGGCAGATGGCGAGTGGTTCACCTCGCGTCCTGAAGTGCCAGCTTCGCAGAAGCTGACCGTACTCAAGGTTACCGGCGAAACCAATACCGATGACCTGTCGCCAGCACCTGATGCCTGGTCGCGTCCGGATATTCCACTGCACGCGCTGGCCATGCTCAAGAACCCGCGTCCGGGTATCGATGCCGATGAGCCGGGCAGCCGTGGTCCGCTGAAGCAAATCGAAGGTCTGGCCAAGAAGGGCAACCAGATCGCCTACGTCGGTGATGTGGTCGGTACCGGTTCGTCGCGTAAATCAGCCACCAACTCGGTGCTGTGGTTTACCGGTGAAGACATTCCTTTCGTACCCAACAAGCGTTTTGGTGGTGTCTGTCTGGGTTCGAAGATCGCCCCGATCTTCTTTAACACCATGGAAGATGCCGGCGCGCTGCCGATCGAAATCGACGTTAACCAGATGGACATGGGCGACGAGATCGAACTGAAGGTTGATCACGCCACCGCTAAAGTCACTGCCCTGAAGAACGGCGCTGTCATTGCCGAGTCGCAGCTGAAGACACCGGTCATTCTGGACGAAGTCCGTGCCGGCGGTCGTATTCCGCTGATCATCGGCCGTGGCCTGACGACTAAGGCGCGTGAAGCATTGGGTCTGCCAGTGTCGACCCTGTTCCGTCTGCCGCAAGATCCGGTTGATTCGGGCAAGGGCTTCTCGTTGGCCCAGAAGATGGTGGGTCGCGCCTGTGGTCTGCCAGAAGGCAAGGGCGTTCGTCCGGGCACTTACTGTGAGCCGAAGATGACCACCGTGGGTTCGCAAGATACCACCGGCCCAATGACCCGTGATGAGCTGAAGGATCTGGCTTGCCTGGGCTTCTCGGCGGACATGGTGATGCAATCGTTCTGTCACACCGCGGCTTATCCAAAGCCAGTGGATGTGAAGATGCACCACGAACTGCCACCGTTCATCGAAACCCGTGGCGGCGTTGCGCTGCGTCCGGGCGACGGTGTGATTCACTCGTGGCTGAACCGTCTGCTGCTGCCAGATACCGTCGGTACCGGTGGTGACTCGCACACCCGTTTCCCGATTGGTATTTCGTTCCCGGCCGGTTCGGGTCTGGTGGCCTTCGCGGCTGCTACTGGCGTCATGCCGCTCGATATGCCGGAATCGGTACTGGTTCGCTTCAAGGGCAAGCTGCAGCCTGGCATCACGCTGCGTGACATGGTTAACGCTATTCCGCTGGCTGCTATCAAGCAAGGCCTGCTGACCGTTGAGAAGAAGGGCAAGAAGAACATCTTCTCCGGCCGCATTCTCGAAATCGAAGGTTTGCCCGATCTGAAGGTGGAACAAGCGTTTGAACTGTCGGATGCTGCTGCTGAGCGTTCGGCTGCTGCCTGCGCCATCCAGCTCAATCCGGAACCGATCGCCGAGTACCTACGTTCGAACATCACGCTGATGAAGTGGATGATCGCCAATGGTTACCAGGACAAGCGTACGCTGGAACGCCGCATCAAGGCCATGGAAGCCTGGATCGCCGATCCTAAGCTGCTCAAGGGCGATGCCGATGCCGACTACGCTGCTGTCATCGAAATCGACATGGACCAGATCAAAGAACCGATCGTGGCCTGCCCGAACGATCCGGATGACGTGAAACTGCTATCTGAAGTCGCTGGCGACAAGATCGACGAAGTGTTCGTCGGTTCGTGTATGACCAATATCGGCCACTTCCGTGCCGCTTCCAAGCTGCTGGAAGGCAAGAGCGATATCCCGGTTCGCCTGTGGATCGCCCCGCCAACCAAGATGGATCAGCACGTACTGACCGAAGAAGGCCACTACGGCATTCTGGGTCGTACCGGCGCCCGCATGGAAATGCCGGGTTGCTCGCTGTGTATGGGTAACCAGGCACAGATCCGCAAGGGTTCGACCGCCATGTCCACCTCGACCCGTAACTTCCCGAACCGTCTGGGTATTGATACCCGCGTGTATCTGGGTTCGGCTGAGTTGGCTTCGGTCTGTGCGCTGCTGGGTAAGATTCCGACCCCGGCCGAGTACATGGAGCATCAGGGCGTTATCAGCAAAGATGCTGACAAGATCTACCGCTACATGAACTTTGATCAGATCAAAGAGTTCAAGGACGTGGCAGATACGGTCAACGTCTAA
- a CDS encoding surface-adhesin E family protein: MKTQRIALIALAVALATGVAQAETLRAITTDAHGSYALDTDSIVKSNGKTAFTVQTIYSNKMTAPNNATYNKATNTFLADCKAKNQALTGVTLMDGTGKVVYSYTPTVSEAPMIAPEKNSLDAKILQTVCSIK; this comes from the coding sequence ATGAAAACCCAACGTATTGCTTTAATCGCTTTGGCTGTGGCATTGGCAACCGGTGTTGCCCAAGCCGAAACGCTGCGAGCCATTACGACGGATGCCCATGGCAGCTATGCGCTCGATACCGATAGCATCGTCAAGTCAAACGGCAAAACGGCGTTTACCGTCCAGACCATCTATAGCAACAAGATGACGGCGCCCAACAATGCGACTTACAACAAAGCTACCAACACTTTTCTGGCGGATTGCAAAGCTAAAAACCAGGCACTGACGGGTGTCACACTGATGGATGGCACCGGTAAGGTGGTTTATAGCTACACGCCTACCGTGAGCGAAGCCCCGATGATCGCCCCGGAAAAGAATTCTCTCGATGCCAAGATTCTACAAACTGTCTGTTCGATCAAGTAA